The following are encoded together in the Plasmodium knowlesi strain H genome assembly, chromosome: 8 genome:
- a CDS encoding FAD synthetase, putative, producing MASADKDEWNDYWNALKLSEKIEKLHKEHAKEINQLKECSAKRSNGCDKQHQNENKTGNDEKNCDVIKRRMYNYDVINYYKDETILRKKIIELSDDIMTAIYHIYDMFRLCKDNVFLSFNGGKDAVVILHLFRCAYAKYIHDVNGERKKPKLIYFKDEVNEFPEVYQFLNECVYMYDFDISVIKGTWKSSITKFIETFQREYRISRIDQMKENIVDSCEFFPTIAFINGTRFNDTHSEKLRILNISSRGLPPYLYLNPVFYWTYGAIWTFILYFKFDYCILYNHGYSSIGSVRDTVKNEFLKCNDCYLPAYFLKNWDYERYNRVSPEENQDGNC from the coding sequence ATGGCATCCGCAGACAAGGATGAGTGGAATGATTACTGGAACGCCCTCAAGTTGtctgaaaaaattgaaaaattacATAAGGAACATGCTAAAGAGATAAACCAATTAAAAGAATGCAGTGCTAAGAGGTCGAACGGCTGTGATAAGCAACAtcagaatgaaaataaaaccGGGAACGATGAAAAAAACTGTGACGTTATCAAGCGTAGGATGTACAATTATGATGTTATTAATTATTATAAAGACGAAACGatattaaggaaaaaaataatcgaatTATCAGATGATATAATGACAGCAATATATCACATTTATGATATGTTCCGTCTTTGCAAAGATAATGTTTTTCTGTCCTTTAATGGAGGGAAAGATGCCGTCGTAATTTTACACCTCTTCAGGTGTGCATATGCTAAGTACATACATGATGTTaacggagaaagaaaaaaaccaaagttaatttattttaaagatGAAGTAAATGAATTTCCAGAAGTGTATCAATTTTTAAAcgaatgtgtatatatgtacgatTTTGATATTAGTGTTATTAAGGGGACATGGAAAAGTAGCATTACAAAATTTATAGAAACCTTCCAAAGAGAATATCGAATTAGCAGGATAGatcaaatgaaagaaaatatcGTCGACTcctgtgaattttttccaactaTAGCATTTATTAATGGCACAAGGTTTAACGATACACATAGTGAAAAGTTACGAATTTTGAATATCAGTTCAAGGGGACTGCCGCCATACTTGTATTTAAATCCAGTTTTTTACTGGACCTATGGAGCTATTTggacatttattttatattttaaatttgaTTATTGCATTCTATATAATCATGGCTACTCCTCCATCGGTTCAGTCCGTGATACGGTAAAGAATGAATTCTTAAAATGCAACGATTGCTATTTACCTGCTTATTTCTTGAAAAACTGGGACTACGAAAGATACAATAGAGTGTCACCTGAAGAGAACCAAGACGGGAATTGCTAG
- a CDS encoding CWC16 domain-containing protein, putative → MAERKVLNKYIPPDFDPDKLTESKKLMRKIEKKKNKSNKYNRKKKHFLNIRMMYPFTLKCSKCKSFTYVGTKFNSRVEKLRDESYLNIPIWQFYGKCFECKNEIIFKTDPKNGDYILIAGGIRTYDAHKEQEIADDYYRENNLIKEEDKVKNKEKESYNALLELKTNEQLEELKNMNRRHMDKFNSINKALDKLYEKSEMKNNKNNFFMNNLDSEDEKAFFTLLRKSRAAADHPEGAPTGSVGGQDDIVIEEEVLEEEAGPENSDSQNDDSHESDVHNINCDKSARDDTLQRSPPCNKEEISVNVKKKHIHSDEAGEAGMEGPIKVRRTNQVSTDGVEGKEGTMAKPRISIFKSRLSEVGTAQCAKKNNFEKSYNFVIKKKENLSSILNEYNSDSDGNSGGASS, encoded by the coding sequence ATGGCGGAACGGAAAGTGCTAAACAAGTACATCCCCCCGGATTTCGATCCGGACAAATTAACggaaagcaaaaaattgatgagaaaaatagaaaagaaaaagaacaagagCAATAAGTAtaacaggaagaagaaacattttttaaacatcAGAATGATGTACCCCTTCACACTCAAGTGTAGCAAATGCAAAAGTTTCACGTACGTTGGAACGAAATTCAATTCCAGGGTTGAAAAATTAAGAGACGAAAGTTACTTGAACATTCCAATTTGGCAATTTTATGGAAAATGCTTTGagtgtaaaaatgaaattattttcaaaacggatccaaaaaatggagacTATATTTTAATAGCTGGAGGAATAAGAACATATGATGCACACAAGGAGCAGGAAATTGCCGATGATTATTATCGGGAAAATAATCTCATCAAGGAGGAAGATAAAgtgaagaacaaagaaaaggaatccTACAATGCTCTGCtggaattaaaaacaaatgaacaattggaggaattgaaaaatatgaacagaagACACATGGACAAATTTAACAGCATCAATAAGGCACTAGATAAATTGTACGAAAAgagcgaaatgaaaaataataaaaataatttttttatgaacaatttAGATTCGGAAGATGAAAAGGCGTTTTTCACTTTGCTTCGCAAAAGTAGGGCTGCCGCAGATCATCCCGAGGGTGCACCAACGGGGTCGGTGGGGGGCCAGGACGACATCGTCATAGAGGAGGAGGTGTTAGAAGAGGAAGCAGGCCCAGAGAACAGTGACTCCCAAAATGATGATTCACATGAGAGCGATGTTCATAACATCAACTGCGACAAAAGCGCCAGAGATGACACATTGCAAAGGAGCCCCCCATGtaacaaggaagaaatttcggtgaatgtcaaaaaaaagcatattcATAGTGACGAAGCGGGAGAAGCAGGCATGGAAGGACCGATAAAGGTACGGAGAACAAACCAAGTGAGTACCGATGgcgtggaaggaaaggaagggacaatGGCCAAACCCAGAATCAGCATTTTTAAAAGCCGCCTATCAGAGGTAGGTACCGCACAATgtgcgaaaaaaaacaatttcgaAAAGAGTTACAACTTTGtcattaaaaagaaggagaaccTTTCGAGCATTCTTAATGAGTACAATTCGGATAGTGATGGTAATTCCGGTGGTGCAAGTAGTTAA
- a CDS encoding cysteine--tRNA ligase, putative: protein MKLFIFIYSALFAISHKKNFSASVKLPRSTCSSGCKSGRNSERSTSPLPLLVHSERLISTKRKTPWSTRGMYFIRNSFHRKGYHFFHTRQVDRNVAKAKTLQCNMETNSSLPKWDMPPKEGKKITGLLVNNSLTRSKVEFVPQEKDQIRWYACGPTVYDAAHLGHARTYVSFDIIRRILVNYFKYDVFMVINITDIDDKIIKRSEEEKVSFTELARKWELEFWEDMKKLNVLLPTAITRVSEYVDQIIHYIEKIIENKYAYVSEEGSVYFDIDAFKKNPKHFYARMEPLSVKDETKILEGEGDLGVISKKKKNSYDFALWKSSKPNEPYWNSPWGKGRPGWHIECSTMASNILGSVLDIHSGGVDLRFPHHDNELAQSEAFFDASQWVNYFLHSGHLHIEGLKMSKSLKNFITIKHMLSQYTPNQIRILFLLNKWDNFMNYSPNGESMIQCVEIDKFLFNFFALLEMKIKNFHLSNSNLFWTQVDNNLNNLFRSTKNKVHQALLDNFNTPEVILALQKLITEINIYLQNEKVQIGLLLELKHYISFILDTFGLVYGQTQSGKNEKFDELLQTLGTYRSNIRTTLQSNAKLIRKIMKDTKDVTKKGGEEDENNSTTQQRDLLYAEFVNSVKANNETLLKECDLLRDERLLNLGILIDDRPNNEFVVKVLDENQLQQEKRKREQELSKRKGKSDHNEKRE, encoded by the exons atgaaacttttcatttttatatactcAGCCCTTTTCGCCATTTCCCATAAAAAGAACTTCTCGGCATCGGTGAAGCTTCCCAGAAGCACTTGCAGTAGTGGTTGCAAGAGCGGGCGCAACAGTGAGCGCAGCACGAGTCCCCTGCCACTACTAGTCCATTCTGAAAGGCTCATTTCCACAAAGAGGAAGACCCCGTGGAGCACCCGGGGGATGTACTTTATTCGCAACTCATTTCATCGCAAGggatatcatttttttcaca cgcGTCAAGTGGACAGAAACGTGGCCAAGGCGAAAACACTTCAGTGCAACATGGAGACGAATAGCAGCTTACCTAAATGGGACATGCCGCCcaaggaggggaagaaaatcACGGGTTTGCTTGTGAACAACTCGCTCACACGAAGCAAGGTGGAGTTCGTTCCGCAG GAGAAGGACCAAATCAGATGGTACGCATGTGGACCCACGGTGTACGACGCAGCGCACCTGGGTCACGCGAGGACATATGTCAGCTTCGACATCATCCGGAGGATTCTCGTGAATTACTTCAAGTACGACGTTTTCATGGTGATAAATATAACAGATATCGAtgacaaaattattaaaagaaGCGAAGAGGAGAAAGTAAGCTTCACAGAATTAGCCAGAAAATGGGAATTGGAATTTTGGGAAGACATGAAAAAGTTGAATGTCCTCCTCCCGACAGCCATCACCAGGGTTAGCGAATACGTTGATCAAATAATTcattatatagaaaaaattattgaaaataaatatgccTATGTGAGTGAAGAAGGTAGTGTATACTTCGATATTGATGCGTTTAAAAAGAATCCAAAGCATTTTTACGCGCGCATGGAGCCACTCTCTGTGAAGGACGAAACGAAAATtttggaaggagaaggagatcTAGGAGTAAtatcaaagaagaaaaaaaattcgtacGATTTTGCTCTGTGGAAATCATCCAAACCGAATGAACCGTATTGGAACTCTCCgtggggaaagggaagaccaGGATGGCATATAGAATGTTCAACAATGGCTAGTAACATTTTAGGAAGTGTTCTTGACATACATAGTGGAGGAGTAGATCTTCGATTTCCACATCATGACAACGAATTAGCTCAAAGTGAAGCATTCTTTGACGCAAGTCAGTGGGtcaattattttcttcattcggGACATCTACACATAGAAGGTTTAAAAATGTCCAAatccttaaaaaattttataaccATAAAACATATGCTAAGTCAGTATACCCCTAATCAAATtcgtattttatttttactgaACAAATGGGATAACTTTATGAATTATAgtccaaatggagaaagcaTGATACAGTGTGTAGAAATTGACAAATttctgtttaatttttttgctttactggaaatgaaaataaagaatttcCACCTAAGTAACTCCAATCTATTCTGGACCCAAGTAGACAACAATCTGAACAACCTATTCCGTTCAACAAAGAACAAAGTGCATCAAGCTCTTCTGGATAATTTCAACACGCCTGAAGTTATCTTAGCGCTACAGAAGCTAATCACCGAAAttaatatatacttacaaaatgagaaagtTCAAATTGGGCTACTTCTCGAGTTGAAGCATTATATCTCCTTCATACTGGATACCTTCGGATTGGTATATGGTCAAACGCAaagtgggaaaaatgaaaaatttgatGAACTTTTACAAACGCTTGGAACGTATAGAAGCAACATTCGGACGACACTACAGAGCAATGCTAAACTAATTAGGAAAATTATGAAAGACACAAAAGATGTCactaaaaaaggaggagaggaagatgaaaataattctacTACCCAACAGAGGGACCTACTTTACGCTGAATTTGTTAACAGTGTGAAGGCTAACAATGAGACTTTACTAAAGGAGTGTGATTTGCTACGAGATGAACGTCTACTAAATTTGGGGATACTCATCGATGACCGACCCAATAACGAATTCGTTGTCAAGGTGCTTGATGAGAACCAACTGCAGCAGGAGAAGCGGAAGCGCGAACAAGAACTCAGTAAGAGGAAGGGCAAAAGTGACCACAACGAAAAGCGGGAGTGA
- a CDS encoding methionine aminopeptidase 1b, putative, which produces MEHEKRESKVEDRDDKYQQNDSAPGTITQNAENENTCNGCGKELAKKLSCPICLKKKIHSYFCTQECFKISWKEHVEKVHEKWKKEEEEEKKKLMQIVKKKLSPEHFDPTNRKYWIYDRHLKNFLNFVFTGNLRPWPITKMNAVPLHIKRPDYAITSIPESELKYKRKSDIYVNSQEEIENIREACLLGRRTLDYAHSLVAPGVTTDEIDKKVHNFIIEHNAYPSTLNYYEFPKSCCTSVNEIVCHGIPDLRPLQNGDIINIDISVFFKGVHADLNETFFVGDLDQVPKEAKELVQTCYFSLMESIKKCKPGMLYKNIGNIIDSYVSKKGFSVVRTYSGHGVGKLFHSNPTVPHFKKNKAVGIMKAGHVFTIEPMINQGHYSDVLWPDKWTSATSDGKLSAQFEHTLLITDKGVEILTKRLADSPSLGFDTRDDLYEV; this is translated from the coding sequence ATGGAACATGAGAAGCGCGAGTCCAAGGTGGAGGACAGAGACGATAAATACCAACAGAACGACAGCGCCCCAGGCACCATCACACAGAATgccgaaaatgaaaacaccTGCAACGGGTGTGGGAaggagctagccaaaaaattGAGCTGCCCAATAtgtctgaaaaaaaaaattcacagcTACTTTTGCACACAGGAATGTTTCAAAATTTCGTGGAAAGAACATGTGGAAAAAGTACatgaaaagtggaaaaaggaggaagaagaagaaaagaaaaagttaatGCAAAtcgtaaagaagaaattatctCCAGAACATTTCGATCCAACGAACAGAAAATATTGGATTTATGATAgacatttgaaaaatttccttaattttgtaTTTACAGGGAATTTGAGACCTTGGCcaataacaaaaatgaatgccGTACCGTTACATATAAAGAGGCCAGATTATGCAATAACATCCATCCCCGAATCGGAGTTAAagtataaaaggaaaagcgatatatatgtgaataGCCAGGAGGAAATAGAGAATATAAGGGAGGCATGTCTTTTGGGGAGAAGGACATTGGATTACGCTCATTCGTTAGTAGCACCAGGAGTAACAACTGATGAAATAGACAAAAAggttcataattttattatagAGCATAATGCTTACCCATCAACTTTAAATTATTATGAATTCCCCAAATCGTGTTGTACATCAGTTAACGAAATTGTGTGTCATGGGATTCCCGACTTGAGACCGTTACAAAATGGGGATATCATCAACATTGACATAAGCGTCTTCTTCAAAGGGGTGCATGCAGACCTGAATGAAACCTTCTTTGTTGGTGATTTGGACCAAGTGCCAAAGGAGGCTAAGGAACTTGTACAGACATGTTACTTTTCCCTAATGGAatcaataaaaaaatgcaaaccaGGGAtgttatataaaaatattggcAACATCATAGATTCCTATGTGTccaaaaaaggattttcCGTGGTACGTACTTACTCTGGTCATGGGGTTGGAAAATTGTTTCATTCCAATCCAACTGTTcctcattttaaaaaaaataaagccgTTGGAATTATGAAAGCTGGACATGTGTTTACCATTGAACCAATGATCAATCAGGGACACTACTCTGATGTCTTGTGGCCCGACAAGTGGACCAGCGCCACTTCAGATGGGAAATTATCTGCCCAGTTTGAGCACACTTTATTAATTACAGACAAGGGCGTCGAAATTTTGACCAAACGGTTGGCAGATTCGCCAAGTCTGGGATTCGACACAAGGGACGATTTGTATGAGGTGTAA